The Thiorhodovibrio litoralis genome includes a window with the following:
- a CDS encoding efflux RND transporter periplasmic adaptor subunit has translation MRIIELTAFTRPRARLPVVAEIGGRVEEAQDDIGDPIGADGQFARLDATFLQLELEDNQVEQARLHDQIAFDEREVKRNQELARNKNVAASQLDQARQTLRNNTQALHRAEVRERVLKEKIARTRVLAPVGWLVIERRIEPGQWVADGERLGEVADFSTLLLPLALTPEQLSALRTMPAPLTVRLPELGREVPVAIHRINPALDEGTRKIAVDLRLQDAIEPQRGGLRAELRLPLPDPDSRLVPAAAVQRGFEENWVRPREGEAIGVTILGSERIDGEDWLRVRAPGLAPGMALSPRD, from the coding sequence ATGCGCATCATTGAATTGACCGCCTTCACCCGCCCACGCGCTCGTCTGCCTGTGGTGGCGGAGATTGGTGGTCGGGTTGAAGAGGCGCAGGATGACATCGGCGATCCGATCGGAGCGGATGGCCAGTTCGCGCGCCTTGATGCAACCTTTCTGCAACTGGAGCTGGAGGACAATCAGGTCGAGCAGGCGCGGTTGCATGATCAGATCGCCTTCGATGAGCGCGAGGTCAAGCGCAATCAGGAACTCGCCCGCAACAAGAATGTCGCCGCCTCGCAGCTCGACCAGGCGCGCCAAACCTTGCGCAATAACACCCAGGCGCTGCATCGCGCCGAGGTGCGGGAACGGGTGCTCAAGGAAAAAATTGCCCGCACCCGGGTACTGGCGCCGGTCGGTTGGCTGGTGATCGAACGCCGCATCGAGCCTGGCCAATGGGTGGCCGACGGGGAGCGGCTTGGTGAGGTGGCGGATTTCTCTACCCTGCTGCTGCCCTTGGCGCTGACACCCGAGCAGCTCAGCGCCCTACGGACCATGCCCGCGCCACTGACCGTCAGGCTGCCGGAGTTGGGCCGCGAGGTGCCGGTGGCCATCCATCGCATCAACCCCGCCCTTGACGAGGGCACGCGCAAGATCGCCGTCGATTTGCGTCTGCAAGACGCTATCGAGCCCCAGCGCGGCGGCCTGCGCGCCGAACTGCGCCTGCCCTTGCCCGATCCGGACAGCCGACTGGTGCCCGCCGCCGCCGTGCAACGCGGATTCGAGGAAAACTGGGTGCGGCCGCGCGAAGGAGAAGCCATTGGCGTCACCATCCTCGGCAGCGAGCGCATCGACGGCGAGGACTGGCTACGCGTGCGCGCACCAGGACTCGCGCCGGGCATGGCGTTAAGCCCGCGCGACTAA